In the Streptomyces sp. BHT-5-2 genome, one interval contains:
- a CDS encoding citrate synthase, with protein MSDNSVVLRYGDGEYSYPVVDSTVGDKGFDISKLRAQTGLVTLDSGYGNTAAYKSAITYLDGEKGILRYRGYPIEQLAERSTFVETAYLLINGELPTVDELATFKQDITYHTLLHEDVKRFYDGFPRDAHPMAMLSSVVSALSTFYQDSHNPFDERQRNISTIRLLAKLPTIAAYAYKKMVGHPVVYPSNDLGYVENFLRMTFSVPAAEYELDPVVVSALDKLLILHADHEQNCSTSTVRLVGSSQANLFASISAGINALWGPLHGGANQSVLEMLEGIRDAGGDVDTFIRKVKNKEDGVKLMGFGHRVYKNFDPRAKIIKAAAHDVLSALGKEDELLDIALKLEEHALADDYFVERKLYPNVDFYTGLIYRAMGFPTEMFTVLFALGRLPGWIAQWHEMITEPGSRIGRPRQVYTGVVERDFVPVQER; from the coding sequence GTGAGCGACAACTCTGTAGTACTGCGTTACGGGGACGGCGAATACAGCTACCCGGTCGTCGACAGCACGGTCGGCGACAAGGGCTTCGACATCTCGAAGCTGCGCGCCCAGACCGGTCTGGTGACCCTGGATTCCGGTTATGGCAACACCGCGGCGTATAAATCCGCGATTACCTACCTCGACGGTGAAAAGGGCATCCTGCGTTACCGCGGTTACCCGATCGAGCAGCTCGCCGAGCGCAGCACGTTCGTGGAGACCGCCTACCTCCTCATCAACGGTGAGCTGCCCACCGTCGACGAGCTGGCGACTTTCAAGCAGGACATCACCTACCACACCCTGCTCCATGAGGACGTCAAGCGCTTCTACGACGGCTTCCCCCGGGACGCCCACCCGATGGCCATGCTGTCCTCCGTGGTCAGCGCGCTGTCGACGTTCTACCAGGACAGCCACAACCCGTTCGACGAGCGGCAGCGGAACATCTCCACGATCCGCCTGCTGGCCAAGCTGCCGACGATCGCGGCCTACGCCTACAAGAAGATGGTGGGCCACCCGGTCGTCTACCCGAGCAACGACCTCGGTTACGTCGAGAACTTCCTGCGGATGACCTTCTCGGTCCCCGCCGCCGAGTACGAGCTGGACCCGGTCGTGGTCAGCGCGCTCGACAAGCTGCTGATCCTGCACGCGGACCACGAGCAGAACTGCTCGACCTCCACCGTGCGCCTGGTCGGCTCCTCGCAGGCGAACCTCTTCGCCTCGATCTCGGCGGGCATCAACGCCCTCTGGGGCCCCCTGCACGGCGGCGCCAACCAGTCGGTGCTGGAGATGCTGGAGGGCATCCGGGACGCCGGCGGCGACGTCGACACCTTCATCCGCAAGGTGAAGAACAAGGAAGACGGCGTGAAGCTCATGGGCTTCGGGCACCGCGTCTACAAGAACTTCGACCCCCGGGCGAAGATCATCAAGGCCGCGGCGCACGACGTCCTCTCGGCGCTGGGCAAGGAGGACGAGCTCCTCGACATCGCCCTGAAGCTGGAGGAGCACGCGCTGGCCGACGACTACTTCGTCGAGCGCAAGCTCTACCCGAACGTCGACTTCTACACCGGCCTGATCTACCGGGCGATGGGCTTCCCGACCGAGATGTTCACCGTGCTCTTCGCGCTCGGCCGGCTCCCCGGCTGGATCGCCCAGTGGCACGAGATGATCACCGAGCCCGGTTCCCGCATCGGCCGCCCGCGCCAGGTCTACACCGGTGTGGTCGAGCGCGACTTCGTGCCCGTCCAGGAGCGCTGA
- a CDS encoding ATP-dependent RecD-like DNA helicase — MVNAAVVEGVLERITYANEENGYTVARVDTGRGSGELLTVVGALLGAQPGESLRLEGRWGSHPQYGKQFTVENYTTVLPATVQGIRRYLGSGLIKGIGPRIADRITEHFGIDTLDVIEKDPGRLIEVPGLGPKRTRLIGAAWEEQKAIKEVMVFLQGVGVSTSIAVRIYKKYGDASISVVRNQPYRLAADVWGIGFLTADRIAQSVGIPHDSPERVKCGLQYALSQSTDQGHCFLPEEQLIADAVKLLQVDTGLVIDCLAELAEDPEGVVREKVPGAEGGDPVTGVYLVPFHRAEISLAGRLTRLLRTGDDRMPSFQGVDWDRALAWLARRTGARLAAEQQAAVRLALTSKVAVLTGGPGCGKSFTVRSVVELARAKQARVVLAAPTGRAAKRLAELTGADASTVHRLLELKPGGDAAYDADRPLDADLVVVDEASMLDLLLANKLVKAVPPGAHLLLVGDVDQLPSVGAGEVLRDLLAEPGPIPAVRLTKIFRQAQESGVVTNAHRINSGVPPLTSGLKDFFLFPEEDAEEAARLTVDVVARRIPARFGLDPRRDVQVLAPMHRGPAGAGALNGLLQQAVTPARPDLPERRFGGRVFRVGDKVTQIRNNYEKGRNGVFNGTVGVVTALDAVEQQLTVLTDEDEEVPYDFDELDELAHAYAVTIHRSQGSEYPAVVIPVTTSAWMMLQRNLLYTAVTRAKRLVVLVGSRRALGQAVRTVSAGRRHTALDHRLTGAM; from the coding sequence ATGGTCAACGCAGCCGTGGTGGAAGGGGTCCTGGAGCGGATCACCTACGCCAACGAGGAGAACGGTTACACCGTCGCCCGGGTCGACACCGGCCGTGGCTCCGGTGAGCTGCTGACCGTCGTCGGCGCACTGCTGGGCGCGCAGCCGGGGGAGTCGCTCCGGCTGGAGGGCCGCTGGGGCTCCCACCCCCAGTACGGCAAGCAGTTCACGGTGGAGAACTACACCACCGTCCTGCCCGCGACCGTCCAGGGCATCCGCCGCTATCTGGGCTCGGGCCTGATCAAGGGCATCGGTCCCCGGATCGCCGACCGCATCACGGAGCACTTCGGCATCGACACCCTCGACGTCATCGAGAAGGACCCGGGGCGCCTGATCGAGGTGCCCGGTCTGGGGCCCAAGCGCACCAGGCTGATCGGCGCCGCCTGGGAGGAGCAGAAGGCCATCAAGGAGGTCATGGTCTTCCTCCAGGGCGTCGGTGTGTCCACGTCCATCGCGGTGCGGATCTACAAGAAGTACGGCGACGCGTCGATCTCCGTGGTGCGGAATCAGCCCTACCGCCTGGCGGCCGACGTCTGGGGCATCGGTTTCCTGACCGCCGACCGGATCGCCCAGTCGGTGGGCATCCCGCACGACAGCCCGGAGCGGGTCAAGTGCGGCCTCCAGTACGCCCTGTCGCAGTCCACGGACCAGGGGCACTGCTTCCTGCCCGAGGAGCAACTGATCGCGGACGCGGTGAAGTTGCTCCAGGTGGACACCGGTCTGGTCATCGACTGCCTGGCCGAGCTGGCCGAGGATCCGGAGGGCGTGGTCCGGGAGAAGGTCCCCGGTGCGGAGGGCGGCGATCCGGTCACCGGGGTGTATCTGGTGCCGTTCCACCGCGCGGAGATCTCCCTGGCCGGGCGGCTGACCCGCCTGCTGCGCACCGGCGACGACCGGATGCCGTCCTTCCAGGGGGTCGACTGGGACCGGGCGCTGGCCTGGCTGGCGCGGCGCACCGGGGCGCGGTTGGCCGCCGAGCAGCAGGCGGCGGTCCGTCTGGCGCTGACGAGCAAGGTCGCGGTGCTCACGGGCGGTCCGGGCTGCGGCAAGTCCTTCACGGTCCGTTCGGTGGTCGAGCTGGCCCGAGCCAAGCAGGCCCGGGTGGTGCTGGCGGCGCCCACGGGCCGGGCGGCCAAGCGGCTGGCGGAGTTGACGGGGGCGGACGCCTCCACCGTGCACCGCCTGCTGGAGCTCAAGCCGGGCGGGGACGCCGCCTACGACGCGGACCGTCCGCTGGACGCCGATCTGGTGGTGGTCGACGAGGCGTCGATGCTGGATCTGCTGTTGGCGAACAAGCTCGTCAAGGCGGTCCCGCCGGGCGCCCATCTGCTCCTGGTGGGGGATGTGGACCAGCTGCCGTCGGTGGGCGCCGGCGAGGTCCTGCGCGATCTGTTGGCCGAACCGGGCCCGATCCCCGCGGTGCGGCTGACGAAGATCTTCCGCCAGGCCCAGGAGTCCGGTGTGGTCACCAACGCGCACCGCATCAATTCCGGAGTCCCCCCGCTGACCAGCGGCCTGAAGGACTTCTTCCTGTTCCCCGAGGAGGACGCGGAGGAGGCCGCCCGGTTGACGGTGGACGTGGTGGCGCGCCGTATCCCGGCGAGGTTCGGCCTCGATCCGCGCCGGGACGTCCAGGTGCTGGCCCCCATGCACCGTGGCCCGGCCGGTGCGGGGGCGCTCAACGGCCTGCTCCAGCAGGCGGTGACCCCGGCGCGTCCGGATCTGCCCGAGCGCCGCTTCGGCGGCCGGGTCTTCCGCGTCGGCGACAAGGTCACCCAGATCCGGAACAACTACGAGAAGGGCCGCAACGGCGTCTTCAACGGCACGGTGGGGGTGGTCACGGCCCTGGACGCCGTCGAGCAGCAGCTGACGGTCCTCACGGACGAGGACGAGGAGGTGCCGTACGACTTCGACGAACTGGACGAACTCGCCCATGCCTACGCGGTGACGATCCATCGCTCCCAGGGGAGCGAGTATCCGGCCGTGGTGATTCCGGTCACCACCAGCGCCTGGATGATGCTCCAGCGCAATCTGCTCTATACCGCCGTCACCCGGGCGAAGCGCCTGGTGGTGCTGGTGGGCTCGCGCAGGGCCCTCGGCCAGGCCGTACGCACGGTATCCGCCGGTCGTAGGCATACCGCGCTGGATCACCGGCTCACCGGAGCGATGTGA
- a CDS encoding sugar phosphate isomerase/epimerase gives MTYTEPPPLLSRLSLNQETIRQWSLPELADGCARAGLRGVGLWRAPVRAYGVRAAARLVRDAGLAVTSLCRGGFFTAEDRGERRAALADNRAAVEEAAALGTDTLVLVSGGLPPGSRDLPGARERVADALAELAPYAAERGVRLALEPLHPMYAADRCVVSTLAQALDLAERFPADQVGVVVDTYHLWWDDTLAAQLARAAHPCRIAAFQLADWITPLPEGVLLGRGQLGDGAVDLRWFRERVDAAGYRGPIEVEIFNPALWSRDGAEVLTEVVARFTAHVA, from the coding sequence CGAGCCGCCGCCCCTGCTCTCCCGTCTGAGCCTCAATCAGGAGACGATCCGGCAGTGGTCGCTGCCCGAACTCGCCGACGGCTGCGCCCGGGCGGGCCTGCGGGGCGTCGGCCTGTGGCGGGCTCCGGTGCGCGCCTACGGGGTGCGCGCCGCGGCCCGTCTCGTACGGGACGCCGGGCTGGCCGTCACCAGTCTCTGCCGGGGCGGCTTCTTCACGGCCGAGGATCGGGGGGAGCGCCGGGCGGCCCTGGCCGACAACCGGGCGGCCGTCGAGGAGGCGGCGGCCCTGGGGACCGACACCCTGGTCCTGGTCTCCGGCGGGCTGCCGCCGGGCAGCCGGGATCTGCCCGGCGCCCGGGAGCGGGTCGCCGACGCGCTCGCCGAACTGGCCCCGTACGCGGCAGAGCGCGGCGTGCGGCTGGCCCTGGAACCGCTCCACCCGATGTACGCGGCGGACCGGTGCGTGGTCTCCACGCTCGCCCAGGCCCTGGATCTGGCGGAGCGGTTCCCCGCCGACCAGGTGGGCGTGGTGGTGGACACCTACCACCTTTGGTGGGACGACACGCTCGCCGCGCAGCTCGCCCGCGCCGCCCACCCCTGCCGCATCGCCGCCTTTCAGCTCGCCGACTGGATCACCCCGCTCCCGGAGGGGGTCCTGCTGGGGCGCGGGCAGTTGGGCGACGGCGCGGTGGATCTGCGCTGGTTCCGTGAACGGGTCGACGCGGCCGGCTACCGGGGACCCATCGAGGTGGAGATCTTCAATCCGGCCCTGTGGTCCCGCGACGGCGCAGAGGTTCTCACGGAGGTCGTCGCCCGTTTCACCGCCCATGTCGCTTGA